One window of the Macaca thibetana thibetana isolate TM-01 chromosome 1, ASM2454274v1, whole genome shotgun sequence genome contains the following:
- the ADAM30 gene encoding disintegrin and metalloproteinase domain-containing protein 30: MRSAQILLSQCRLLLVLVPTVLLLNSLGEDVIFHPQGEFDSFEITIPEKLSFRGEVQGVVIPVSYLLRLKGKKHVLHLWPKRLLLPRHLRVFSFTEHGELLEDHPYIPKDCNYMGSVEESLDSKATISTCMGGLRGVFNIDAKHYQIEPLKASPSFEHVVYLLKKEQFGNQVCGLSDDEIEWQMAPYENKARLRDYPGSYKHPKYLELILLFDHGRYSFVNNNLSQVIHDGIILTAIMDTYFQDVRMRIHLKALEVWTDFNKIRLGHPALADVLGRFVIYKKSILNARLSSDWAHLYLQRKYNDALAWSFGKVCSLEYAGSVSTLLDANILAPATWSAHELGHAVGMLHDEQYCQCRGRLNCIMGSGRSGFSNCSYISFFKHISSGATCLNNIPGIRYVFKRCGNKIVEDNEECDCGSTEECQKDRCCQSNCKLQPGANCSTGLCCHGCRFRPSGYMCRQEENECDLAEYCDGNSSSCPNDVYKQDGTPCKYKGRCIRKGCRSRYMQCQSIFGPDAVEAPSECYDAVNLIGDQFGNCEITGIRNFKKCESANSICGRLQCINVKTIPDLPEHTTIISTHLGVENLMCWGTGYHLSMKPMGIPDLGMINDGTSCGEDRVCFNKNCVNSSVLQFDCLPEKCNTRGVCNNRKNCHCMYGWAPPFCEEVGYGGSIDSGPPGLFRGEIPRSIRIVSIIMFRLFLLILSAVFVFFRQEIGNYLKSKQEKMPPSKAETEQEESKTKTGEEASKAKTEQEASKAKTGQEASKAKTGQEASKAKTGQEASKAKTGQEASKAKTESKGPKAKSVKKEKK; the protein is encoded by the coding sequence ATGAGGTCAGCGCAGATCTTACTCTCCCAATGCCGATTGCTCCTTGTACTGGTTCCGACAGTGCTCCTTCTTAACTCTCTTGGCGAAGATGTAATTTTTCACCCTCAAGGGGAGTTTGACTCGTTTGAAATCACCATTCCCGAGAAGCTGAGCTTCCGGGGAGAGGTGCAGGGTGTGGTCATTCCCGTGTCCTACCTACTGCGGTTAAAAGGCAAGAAGCATGTCCTCCATTTGTGGCCCAAGAGACTTCTGTTGCCCCGACATCTGCGCGTTTTCTCCTTCACAGAACATGGGGAACTGCTGGAGGATCATCCTTATATACCCAAGGACTGCAACTACATGGGCTCCGTGGAAGAGTCTCTGGACTCTAAAGCTACTATAAGCACATGCATGGGGGGCCTCCGAGGTGTATTTAACATTGATGCCAAACATTACCAAATTGAGCCCCTCAAGGCCTCTCCCAGTTTTGAACATGTCGTCTATCTCCTGAAGAAAGAGCAGTTTGGGAATCAGGTTTGTGGCTTAAGTGATGATGAAATAGAATGGCAGATGGCCCCTTATGAGAATAAGGCGAGGCTAAGGGATTATCCTGGATCCTATAAACACCCAAAGTACTTGGAATTGATCCTACTCTTTGATCACGGTAGGTATAGCTTTGTGAACAATAATCTTTCTCAAGTCATACATGATGGCATTATTTTGACTGCGATTATGGACACCTACTTTCAAGACGTTCGTATGAGGATACACTTAAAGGCTCTTGAAGTATGGACAGATTTTAACAAAATACGCCTTGGACATCCAGCGTTAGCTGACGTTTTAGGCAGatttgtaatatataaaaaaagtatattaaatgcTCGACTGTCATCAGATTGGGCACATTTatatcttcaaagaaaatataatgatgcTCTTGCGTGGTCTTTTGGAAAAGTGTGTTCTCTAGAATATGCTGGATCAGTGAGTACTTTACTAGATGCAAATATCCTTGCCCCTGCCACCTGGTCTGCTCATGAACTGGGTCATGCTGTAGGGATGTTACATGATGAACAATACTGCCAATGTAGGGGTAGGCTTAATTGCATCATGGGCTCAGGACGCAGTGGGTTTAGCAACTGCagttatatctctttttttaaacatatctCTTCGGGAGCAACATGTCTAAATAATATCCCAGGAATACGTTATGTGTTTAAGAGATGTGGAAACAAAATTGTGGAAGACAATGAGGAATGTGATTGTGGTTCCACAGAGGAGTGTCAGAAAGATCGGTGTTGCCAATCAAATTGTAAGTTGCAACCAGGTGCCAACTGTAGCACTGGACTTTGCTGTCATGGTTGTCGGTTTCGTCCATCTGGATACATGTGTaggcaggaagaaaatgaatgtgaCCTTGCAGAGTACTGTGACGGGAATTCAAGTTCCTGCCCAAACGATGTTTACAAGCAGGATGGAACCCCTTGCAAGTACAAAGGCCGTTGTATCAGGAAGGGGTGCAGATCCAGATACATGCAGTGCCAAAGCATTTTTGGGCCTGATGCCGTGGAGGCTCCTAGTGAGTGCTATGATGCAGTTAACTTAATAGGTGATCAATTTGGTAACTGTGAGATTACAGGAATtcgaaattttaaaaagtgtgaaagTGCAAATTCAATATGTGGCAGGCTACAGTGTATAAATGTCAAAACCATCCCTGATTTGCCAGAGCATACGACTATCATTTCTACTCATTTAGGGGTAGAAAATCTCATGTGCTGGGGCACAGGCTATCATCTATCCATGAAACCCATGGGGATACCTGACCTGGGTATGATAAATGATGGCACCTCCTGTGGAGAAGACCGGGTATGTTTTAACAAAAATTGTGTCAATAGCTCAGTCCTGCAGTTTGACTGTTTGCCTGAGAAATGCAATACCCGAGGTGTttgcaacaacagaaaaaactGCCACTGCATGTATGGCTGGGCACCTCCATTCTGTGAGGAGGTGGGGTATGGAGGAAGCATTGACAGTGGGCCTCCAGGACTGTTCAGAGGGGAGATTCCCCGGTCAATTCGGATTGTGTCCATCATAATGTTTCGCCTTTTTTTATTAATCCTTTCAGCGGTTTTTGTGTTTTTCCGACAAGAGATAGGAAACTATTTAAAatccaaacaggaaaaaatgCCACCATCCAAAGCAGAAACTGAACAGGaagaatctaaaacaaaaactggagaggAAGCATCTAAAGCAAAAACCGAACAGGAAGCATCTAAAGCAAAAACCGGACAGGAAGCATCTAAAGCAAAAACCGGACAGGAAGCATCTAAAGCAAAAACCGGACAGGAAGCATCTAAAGCAAAAACTGGACAGGAAGCAtctaaagcaaaaactgaaagtaaAGGACCCAAAGCAAAGAgtgtcaagaaagaaaaaaagtaa